GACGTAGTTACCTTTTTTTtcctgcggccttattggtatcaggtaatggggttagtccaggaggtctcaattcactgtttctcatcagtaatccattattttgcacagctagcaatagactcatccacagacttataatcttggattctgggattcctccaatcgaATAGgtcctttggtaataacaccgttctttggtgatcatatctcgattttttttaaactctccaaaggtctagaggattctctatagtcagatactgatctttgagactcctAATAAGATGATGACTAATAATTAAATTGccctgtatcaatctttctcatttggcattatcgccttttgtgattcattcaccaagtcttttgactttaggataaactCACTATCCAGTGcccatttcaaataattatctcctgagagatttatggcagcaaaatccaagttgattttcgacatcccaaatcatatatcaatcaattttagatatcataaaatatttaacatacaGCCATAAACAGGACATGCTATCAAGTCAATACATTTCTAATAAGCaaacaagccacacggccaaaGTGATATATGATGCATAATAAGTCACACAGATTTATCAAGCAATGGTATCGACCAAACAAgcaatttttatatgttttcatgCGGCCATATGGTTATAATGCAAACCTAGCATACTGATTCTATATGTACAGGAGTGAAATTATAGAACctcaatttaaaacaatcagATTATCCAAAGGTgataataatcagatcatgCGCATAACATAAACATGTTGGTCAGGATGATATATGATGCAAACTGGCCACACGACCAAGTAGATATGATGCACTCATTCTTAGCAATCGGATTCTATATGTGCAAGggtaatattaaaacattcaatcaaGGTTTATCAATTAATCAATCAGTTTCAGGTATGAGATTTAACTAGACTAACAATCAGATTCAATTAggttttatcaagactagcaattgaatcaataatcaaacggattcaagcattacacaatttagggtttcgattcaaaaatagggtttcaatcatgaaaaaccaaaaaaatcagtttcaaggctgattctatcaattttattaatcagtttcaaggctgatatttatcagtttcaaggctgatattAGCAAGATGGAATCAAGCAATCTGATTTTAGGAATAcgcaaattagggtttagggtttcaattcgaaattagggttttatcaatcaatcagcTTCTAGCAAATAATCTTAAACCTCAGAACATTTGATTATATCATGAAACTATCAACCTAGTATAATATGAaacctcaaaacattcaatTCGGATTATGCAATACACGgattctattttagagtttaTCAATTCAAATTACGGTTTATATTATAACAGATTCTAACATGCAATATTAAACCTCAAATCATTCAATCAGGTtataaaaactatcaatcctaactCACACGGATTTAAACCTCAAAGaaacattcaatcaatcaaataaaataatccatGCACACgtaatttagggtttacagattttagggtttcacttTGAACATTAGTTcattcgattatgggttcttagagTTCAGGTATACCTTAAACCTTTAATGGATTGAATGGACCACCAAGAGAATGAGCTTACGTGGACTGGTACAAACTGGAACCTTACGCAGACTGGTCCAAACTGTTTCCTTACAGTTTGCAAGCTGAGATCGGGTACAAGTTGAGATCGaaagtgattagggtttatcgatagagagagagagatcaatgGAGATTCAGATAGAGATCAAAAACTTAGCTTAGGTTGAGCTGATCGGGATCGTTGGTACGCGAGCTGGTACTTGCAGTCAAAGAACCCGTTGATCTGGAACAGTTTGATCACGGACAGAAGCAAGCTGATCGTACAATCTGGAATAGTTGAGGTGTACTGAAACTTGCAGAGATCAGTCCACAGATCGATCTTGTTGAGATCAGTGGTCGAATACAGATCAGAGTCATGATCAAAGAGAAGTGATCgatagagattagggttttagcaatagagagagatttagggtttatggtcgatattttagcttagggttttagagatcaatcgtgctgataacgtgttgtgaaagtaatggaaaagtctatctttatccATAACACAGATGTTCCTTATATAGAAGATTACACCATCATAggtaaatggaaagagtacaaatcataattcaattaaggaaaaggaaaagccGGCCGATTCTCTCTTTCTTGGGCCGCTGatagtataattttttggttatgagtcatccacaatctgtttcataatattatgtaaaatattagaATTATGTTATGTAGAATATTAGAATTGTTAGCTTTAAtatcatctatatatatttcTCGTAGTTTGAAATAATATAATTGACAAAAAGATATTTAATACTAGCACATATTGCATTTGAACCGTTAAGGGTTTATATTATTGTCAATAGTACTGAGAAAAAACATGTTTTGACGCGTCaaatgtttcctttttaatataCTAAACACGTTTGTAGCTTTTAAAATGGCtttttggattttattttttgagtttttgtattttgtatgttgttttcggttttggaTAATACAATAAATGttctaaaaatttataaataaaaaataaataaagcctagattgaaaaaaatagtagctacaaaattattaaagctTAAACTACAGTAGTTAAAATAAATGAGTAGTTTTATAATATGACAGAGTGACTCGTCAATGTATATAAATACTCTGTTTTAGAAACAGAACCAAGCAgggcaagaaaaaaaaacaagagatgaAGAGAACGAGAGCGCTCTCGTGTCTCATCACAATGCTCCTAATCGCCGCCGCAGACTCCACCGAAGAGACAGTGATGCGTCTCGAAATGTCTCACCGAGACACTCTCTTCCCAACATCTTCCCATCGCGTTGAAGACATTATCAGCGAGGACCAGAAGCGTCACAGCCTCATATCTCAAAAACGAAAGACCAATGGAGGAGGAGCAAAACTGCCATTGAGATCAGGCTCCGACTACGGAGCGGCGCAGTACTTCGCTGACGTCAGAGTTGGAACGCCGGCGAAGATGTTCAGGGTGGTGGTGGACACAGGGAGCGAGCTGACGTGGGTGAACTGCAGGTTCCGTGGGAAAGGAAGAGGGAGAGAGAAGAAACGTCGAGTGTTCAGAGCAGAGGAGTCATCGAGTTTCAGACAAGTTGGATGCTTGACTCAGACTTGTAAAGTTGATCTGATGAATCTCTTCTCCCTGTCTAATTGCCCTACACCTTCAACTCCATGCTCTTACGATTATAGGTAGGTTACTTAAGCTCTCTTGATGGTGGTGACTGCATTATCAACATTCAACAGAGAAATGTGATTAGGTAGAGACTAATCAGGAGTTGATTAAGGATCATTATTCATTAGTAGTGACTTACTCCCTCCATTTTAGACCATATttagtttaaaagatttttcataaattaaaaaaaaactccctcCATTTTTAAAAGATGTACATTATTGATTTTcacacattaaaaaatatttaatttaaattatcattacattattttttgtaattaactaTTTCACTCAAATTTTTACCAAGATAATTTcaataaatacaatttttttttgccgtttACAATTTACAATTAAGCAATGCATCGAAAATATCATTTCAAACAGTTTTCTCTAAAATTTGGATATTTCTTCATTAACATAAttaaagttaaaatatactcactCTGTTCCTTAATGATAGaccttttagaaattttttttttaaaaagatatattttttgtgttttctatgaaaaaattgtaaacttcaagaaaattaattgaatttattgaaaaactattggttaaaagttattgaaaattgaaaattacagaaaacgatacatttattatggtagtttaatgtgttttcttaatatgtgtgaaaatactatAAAGTCTATCTTCGTGGAACGGAGAAAGTATATATTAATACATTGATTTCTAAAACAACATTTTTTCTAACAAAAATACTAAAACGACAATTAATTTAAACTGGATAGAGTTAATatgaaacgaaaaaaaaaacattcttatGGGGGAGTTGAAGTTTACACTGTTCCAGATATTTATTACGGAACACAAACTGTGTGTTCTGGAGAGAAGATATTTAGTGAAAGTTGGGTGGTCATCAATGAGAGAGGAGATGGGACCTCTCGGTCTTGTCACCATATCATTGTCTCTACTTTCCCCAACTCTTTAGAGAAGGCATAGATTTTTAGATGCAAGTGTCTGTAAGGAGAGGGCGTGAAATTAAATGTGCTTTGAGCTACAATTCATCACATTACATAAATGTCACTAATTATGTGACTTGTAGGTTTGGCGTTTGAGCcatacataaataattatagCTTCTCTCTTAATTGTCATTAGCCCTAATGCAAATTCCTTAATCCATGTTACTAACACATAAACTGGTCGTGTGGAATAATATAGATACGCGGACGGGTCAGCAGCACAAGGAGTGTTCGCAAAGGAGACATTCACGGTTGGTCTTACCAACGGTCGTGTAGCTAGACTCCATGGCCTCCTCATAGGTTGTAGCAGCTCCTTCAATGGAGACAGCTTCCAAGGAGCCGATGGAGTTCTTGGTCTAGCCTTGAGTGATTACTCCTTCACTTCCAAAGCCACTAATCTCTTCGGTGGCAAATTCTCATACTGCCTCGTTGACCATCGCTCTCACGAAAACGTCTCCAGCTATCTCACCTTCGGCTCAACCAACAAAACCACCACAACAAGAACCACCCCGCTTGATCTCAACCTCATTCCTCCCTTCTACGCCGTCAACATCATTGGTATCTCCCTAGGCGATGACATGCTTGACATCCCCATGCAAGTGTGGGACGCAACAAGCGGTGGTGGGACAATCTTGGACTCAGGAACCAGCCTCACGCTTTTGGCTGAAGCCGCTTACAGGCCGGTGGTTTCGGAGCTCGAGGGTTACCTTGTGGGGCTCAAGAGAGTTAAGCCAGAAGGAGTACCGATAGAGTATTGTTTTGATGTCTCGTCCGGGTTCAACGAGAGCAAGCTGCCGCAGTTGATGTTTCATTTCAAGGGCGGTGCGCGTTTTGAGCCGCACCGTAGAAGTTATGTAGTTGATGCTGCGCATGGAGTCAAGTGTTTAGGGTTTGTTTCGGCGGGAGCGCCGGCGACTAATGTGGTTGGGAACATAATGCAGCAGAATTATGTGTGGGAGTTTGATGTTGTGGCCTCAAGTTTGTCTTTTGCTCCTTCTACATGTCTTTAGCTGTTTGTTTCTCTCTTTGCGGGAGTATTACTTTTGATTAATTGGGAAATATTGCTTGTTAATTGTTAGTGAATGAAATAAACATGTTTGTTATcaaatttgtaatatatatgaCACTTTTTATGTACACCTCTATTCAGCATTTTAGAGCAAGATAGAGCTGATGTTCTCAAAATCATGAAATATCCATGCAATATATTGTCTCAAAACCCTCTAAGTTTGTATGTAATAAATTGGaaccaaaaaagaaaagggAATCATCTAGGTTGgataaaaaaagaagtaagAAAGTACTTGTGTTTGTTTGCTTAGCTTTCAAGTGGGCCTCTCTTTGTCTCCTTAAATTTATGGATTCTTCTTTAATTCCTCTATAGATGAACTTATTCCCCTTTCATATGGCTCAAAACAACACAACTGAAACAAAAATGTATACTTTTTCTTCATTCAGCACAATACAAAACATTGGACCCAAGAAAAAAACTGATGAGGCCGAAATTAAA
The window above is part of the Brassica napus cultivar Da-Ae chromosome C3, Da-Ae, whole genome shotgun sequence genome. Proteins encoded here:
- the LOC106401449 gene encoding aspartic proteinase NANA, chloroplast, encoding MKRTRALSCLITMLLIAAADSTEETVMRLEMSHRDTLFPTSSHRVEDIISEDQKRHSLISQKRKTNGGGAKLPLRSGSDYGAAQYFADVRVGTPAKMFRVVVDTGSELTWVNCRFRGKGRGREKKRRVFRAEESSSFRQVGCLTQTCKVDLMNLFSLSNCPTPSTPCSYDYRYADGSAAQGVFAKETFTVGLTNGRVARLHGLLIGCSSSFNGDSFQGADGVLGLALSDYSFTSKATNLFGGKFSYCLVDHRSHENVSSYLTFGSTNKTTTTRTTPLDLNLIPPFYAVNIIGISLGDDMLDIPMQVWDATSGGGTILDSGTSLTLLAEAAYRPVVSELEGYLVGLKRVKPEGVPIEYCFDVSSGFNESKLPQLMFHFKGGARFEPHRRSYVVDAAHGVKCLGFVSAGAPATNVVGNIMQQNYVWEFDVVASSLSFAPSTCL